One genomic region from Nocardioides plantarum encodes:
- a CDS encoding ABC transporter ATP-binding protein: MSTRRHDLSEARRATAVGLADVSRRYGDVRALSSVSFTLGLGTTVLLGRNGAGKSTLSRILTGLETPSSGSVLRDGAAVTSRADWRHHHSQTGWLPQTLTAPMSMTVEQYLRYAAWLKTVPKAETSTAIDRAIHQVDLDDQRRRRLGQLSGGMLRRAGIAQAIVHDPHLVVLDEPTVGLDPEQRARFHDIIRTLAADRSLLISTHLLEDVEATADRILVLEQGSLSFDGTTDELQAMSSDGEDSSQSRLRSGFINIVSTEGP, from the coding sequence GTGAGCACGCGACGCCATGATCTGAGTGAGGCCCGCCGCGCCACCGCGGTGGGCCTCGCCGACGTTTCCCGCCGCTACGGCGATGTTCGGGCGCTCAGCTCGGTCAGCTTCACGCTGGGCCTCGGCACGACGGTGCTCCTGGGAAGGAACGGCGCTGGAAAGTCGACCCTGAGCCGGATCCTCACCGGCCTCGAGACGCCCTCGAGCGGCAGCGTGTTGCGTGATGGTGCGGCCGTTACCTCGAGGGCGGACTGGCGGCATCACCACTCGCAGACGGGATGGTTGCCGCAGACGCTCACCGCGCCGATGTCCATGACCGTCGAGCAATACCTTCGCTACGCCGCATGGCTGAAGACGGTGCCCAAGGCTGAGACGAGCACCGCGATCGACCGTGCGATCCATCAGGTCGACCTCGACGACCAGCGCCGCCGGCGCCTCGGCCAGCTGTCCGGCGGCATGCTTCGCCGTGCCGGCATCGCCCAAGCCATCGTCCACGACCCTCACCTCGTCGTCCTCGACGAGCCCACGGTTGGCCTCGACCCCGAACAGCGCGCGCGATTCCACGACATCATCCGCACGCTCGCAGCCGACCGGTCGCTGCTGATCTCGACCCACCTCCTCGAGGATGTCGAGGCGACGGCAGACCGCATCCTCGTGCTCGAGCAAGGCTCGCTGTCCTTCGACGGCACGACGGATGAGCTGCAGGCCATGAGCTCCGACGGCGAGGATTCCAGTCAGTCGCGCCTGCGCAGCGGATTCATCAACATCGTGTCCACCGAAGGACCCTGA
- the ddaH gene encoding dimethylargininase, translating into MNRRALVRRPGPRLADGLVTHLERVPVDVDLAQRQWAAYVAALQAEGWETVEVPPAPDCPDAVFVEDTVVVYGDLAVISRPGADERKPETAGTEQTLRELGYRIARIEAPGTLDGGDVLKHDGTVWVGLGGRTDRAGLDQLRAHLAPLGAEVVGVPLTKVLHLKSAVTALPDGVVVGFEPLVDDPTVWSRFLAVPEEPGSHVVLLDERTVLMSTSAPRTRELFEGRGLRVVAVDLTEFEKLEGCVTCLSVRLRG; encoded by the coding sequence ATGAACCGGCGCGCCCTCGTCCGTCGTCCGGGCCCGCGGCTGGCCGACGGTCTGGTGACCCACCTCGAGCGCGTCCCGGTCGATGTCGACCTCGCGCAGCGGCAGTGGGCGGCCTATGTCGCAGCACTGCAGGCCGAGGGGTGGGAGACCGTCGAGGTCCCGCCGGCCCCGGACTGTCCCGACGCGGTGTTCGTCGAGGACACGGTCGTCGTCTACGGCGACCTGGCGGTAATCTCGCGCCCGGGCGCCGACGAGCGCAAGCCCGAGACCGCGGGCACCGAGCAGACCCTGCGAGAGCTCGGCTACCGGATCGCCCGCATCGAGGCCCCCGGGACCCTCGACGGCGGCGACGTCCTCAAGCACGACGGCACCGTGTGGGTCGGGCTGGGCGGCCGGACCGACCGGGCCGGGCTCGACCAGCTCCGCGCCCACCTCGCGCCGCTGGGGGCCGAGGTGGTCGGCGTACCCCTCACCAAGGTGCTGCACCTGAAGTCGGCGGTCACGGCCCTGCCCGACGGCGTCGTCGTGGGGTTCGAGCCCCTGGTCGACGACCCGACGGTCTGGTCGCGCTTCCTGGCGGTGCCCGAGGAGCCGGGCTCCCACGTCGTCCTGCTCGACGAGCGCACGGTGCTGATGTCGACCAGCGCGCCGCGCACCCGCGAGCTGTTCGAGGGCCGAGGACTCCGCGTGGTCGCCGTCGACCTCACCGAGTTCGAGAAGCTCGAGGGGTGCGTCACCTGCCTGTCGGTGCGCCTGCGCGGCTGA
- a CDS encoding helix-turn-helix transcriptional regulator, which yields MSSPRDPIQVALVDDYDVVVVGVANMLEPYRDRVVVAELDTNKAVIDDVDIALYDSFAQPESDHDEIKTLIDNPLARRVVVYTWNFHPELVAMARDLGVHGYLSKALSARDLVAALEAVHAGEIVVSASAPKARNTAGDWPGRGEGLSDREAEVLALITQGKSNAEVAALTYLSPNTVKSYIRGLYRKIDVESRTQAVLWGVRNGFLPDHRRIEHWRGGP from the coding sequence ATGAGCAGCCCTCGTGACCCCATCCAGGTCGCCCTCGTCGACGACTACGACGTGGTGGTGGTCGGGGTCGCCAACATGTTGGAGCCCTACCGCGACCGGGTCGTGGTGGCCGAGCTCGACACCAACAAGGCCGTGATCGACGACGTCGACATCGCGCTCTACGACTCGTTCGCGCAGCCCGAGTCCGACCACGACGAGATCAAGACGCTGATCGACAACCCCCTGGCCCGCCGGGTCGTGGTCTACACCTGGAACTTCCACCCGGAGCTCGTCGCGATGGCCCGCGACCTCGGTGTGCACGGCTACCTGTCCAAGGCCCTGAGCGCCCGCGACCTGGTGGCCGCGCTCGAGGCCGTCCACGCCGGCGAGATCGTGGTCAGTGCCTCGGCACCCAAGGCCCGCAACACCGCCGGCGACTGGCCCGGCCGCGGCGAAGGACTCTCCGACCGGGAGGCGGAGGTCCTCGCCCTCATCACCCAGGGCAAGAGCAACGCCGAGGTCGCCGCGCTGACCTACCTGAGCCCCAACACGGTCAAGTCCTACATCCGCGGTCTCTACCGCAAGATCGACGTCGAGAGCCGGACCCAGGCGGTCCTCTGGGGAGTGCGCAACGGGTTCCTGCCCGACCACCGACGCATCGAGCACTGGCGCGGGGGTCCGTGA
- a CDS encoding DHA2 family efflux MFS transporter permease subunit has translation MRKSPWATLAVLALAQFMVVLDVTIVNVALPDLQADLGFSPDNLQWVISAYTLAFGGFLLLGGRLGDVLGRRGVFTGGLALFTTASLVGGLASSQAFLIAARAVQGFGGALMSAAALSILTVTYAAGRERNIAMGIWGGLAGLGGTLGVVAGGVLVDSLGWEWVFFVNVPIGVALLALTRSTVADSRVVSDGPRSFDLAGAALGTGAVLALIYGVIRSEPLGWGSAQVIGSLVAGAALLALFVVVESRSSAPLVPLRLFRSRSLSQSTLVLGLNGGAFLAMFFLSALFLQQGKGLSALETGLQFLPMGVAAIAGALLATQLLPRFGTRPVQVGSALVAVGGLLLLAQASADGSYATELLPGFVLYGAGIMGVGVPAQISALSEIEHADAGAASGIINTGYQVGGALGLAVISSLATAAATSSLADGGSPTAALADAYERGLLLTAVLGLGILVLAAASRQLKPSAEEIAELAVAA, from the coding sequence ATGAGGAAGAGTCCGTGGGCCACGCTGGCGGTGCTGGCGCTCGCCCAGTTCATGGTGGTGCTCGACGTCACGATCGTGAACGTCGCGCTGCCCGACCTGCAGGCCGACCTGGGCTTCAGCCCGGACAACCTGCAGTGGGTGATCAGCGCCTACACGCTGGCCTTCGGCGGCTTCCTGCTGCTGGGCGGCCGGCTCGGTGACGTGCTCGGGCGACGGGGGGTCTTCACCGGCGGCCTGGCGCTCTTCACCACGGCCTCGCTGGTCGGCGGGCTCGCGTCGTCGCAGGCGTTCCTCATCGCCGCGCGGGCCGTGCAGGGCTTCGGCGGCGCGCTGATGTCGGCCGCCGCCCTGTCGATCCTCACCGTGACGTACGCCGCCGGGCGCGAGCGCAACATCGCGATGGGCATCTGGGGCGGACTGGCCGGGCTGGGCGGCACGCTCGGCGTGGTCGCGGGCGGCGTGCTGGTCGACTCCCTCGGCTGGGAGTGGGTCTTCTTCGTCAACGTGCCGATCGGCGTCGCCCTGCTCGCCCTGACCCGCTCGACCGTCGCCGACAGCCGGGTCGTCTCGGACGGCCCTCGGTCCTTCGACCTGGCCGGCGCGGCCCTCGGGACCGGCGCGGTCCTCGCCCTGATCTACGGCGTGATCCGCTCCGAGCCGCTCGGCTGGGGCTCGGCCCAGGTCATCGGGTCCCTGGTCGCCGGCGCGGCGCTGCTCGCCCTGTTCGTGGTCGTCGAGTCGCGCTCGAGCGCACCCCTGGTGCCACTGCGGCTGTTCCGATCCCGCTCGCTGAGCCAGTCGACGCTCGTCCTGGGCCTCAACGGCGGCGCCTTCCTTGCGATGTTCTTCCTCTCCGCGCTGTTCCTGCAGCAGGGCAAGGGCCTCTCGGCCCTCGAGACCGGCCTGCAGTTCCTGCCGATGGGCGTCGCCGCGATCGCCGGCGCCCTGCTCGCCACCCAGCTCCTCCCCCGCTTCGGCACCCGCCCCGTCCAGGTCGGGTCCGCGCTCGTGGCCGTCGGTGGCCTGCTGCTGCTCGCCCAGGCCTCGGCCGACGGCTCCTACGCCACCGAGCTCCTGCCGGGCTTCGTCCTCTACGGCGCCGGGATCATGGGCGTCGGCGTACCGGCCCAGATCAGCGCGCTCTCCGAGATCGAGCACGCCGACGCCGGCGCCGCCTCGGGCATCATCAACACCGGCTACCAGGTCGGGGGCGCCCTCGGGCTCGCCGTCATCTCGAGCCTGGCCACCGCAGCCGCGACGTCGTCGCTGGCCGACGGCGGCTCTCCGACGGCCGCCCTCGCCGACGCCTACGAGCGCGGGCTGCTGCTCACCGCCGTCCTCGGCCTGGGGATCCTGGTGCTGGCGGCCGCGTCGCGGCAGCTCAAGCCGAGCGCGGAGGAGATCGCCGAGCTGGCCGTCGCCGCCTGA
- a CDS encoding metallophosphoesterase family protein — protein sequence MLRTVAVLSDVHGMLVSLDRVLAEPAVAAADLVVVTGDHVWGPQPTEVLDRLLGLGDRAVLVRGNADRELLEMSRGVDLGLGGDPVSTWGATQLRPGHQQALGVMPEQVTLEVPGFGAVRFCHATPRDDEEVVLVDSRVERWAEVFQDLPPEIETVVCGHTHMPFVRLASGRLVVNPGSVGLPYGRPGAHWALLHDGAVTLRRTLIDPTELVDTTARLSTMPGVVDWLDEMVRRPAGDVEALGAFGPRDGR from the coding sequence ATGCTGAGAACGGTGGCGGTGCTCTCCGACGTCCACGGGATGCTCGTGTCCCTGGACCGGGTGCTCGCCGAGCCCGCGGTGGCGGCGGCCGACCTGGTCGTCGTCACCGGGGACCACGTGTGGGGGCCTCAGCCGACGGAGGTGCTCGACCGCCTGCTGGGCCTCGGCGACCGGGCCGTGCTGGTCCGCGGCAACGCCGACCGCGAGCTGCTCGAGATGTCGCGCGGGGTCGACCTCGGACTGGGCGGCGACCCGGTGTCGACGTGGGGCGCCACCCAGCTCCGTCCCGGGCACCAGCAGGCTCTCGGCGTCATGCCCGAGCAGGTGACGCTCGAGGTCCCCGGGTTCGGCGCCGTCCGGTTCTGCCACGCGACGCCGCGAGACGACGAGGAGGTCGTCCTGGTCGACAGCCGTGTCGAGCGGTGGGCGGAGGTGTTCCAGGACCTGCCGCCCGAGATCGAGACCGTCGTCTGCGGCCACACCCACATGCCCTTCGTGCGTCTGGCCAGCGGCCGCCTCGTGGTCAATCCGGGCAGCGTCGGCCTTCCCTACGGCCGGCCCGGTGCCCACTGGGCGCTGCTCCACGACGGCGCTGTGACCCTGCGTCGCACGCTGATCGATCCCACCGAGCTGGTCGACACCACGGCTCGATTGTCCACGATGCCCGGCGTCGTGGACTGGCTCGACGAGATGGTGCGCCGGCCCGCGGGCGATGTCGAGGCCTTGGGCGCCTTCGGCCCGCGCGACGGCCGGTAG
- a CDS encoding M15 family metallopeptidase: protein MTISRARSTAAVAAVLLVSACSGDPGATAPATDSATGPATASSSGTSDPTGSSTPPPPTATTPGAASTAAVLDPAYAVAAPGKRRGPLGAADILISAKQTLSPELVARLRDLQGVTAVTTISLANVPLENKVYNLAAVDPAQYRRFTSQESADLQAQWDRVAAGEVAVSDDLRKRLPVTKQGVLTLGQEAGADVHVGAWAPQAEKIDMVVNRKRGAALGMVADNAMLISTGQTAPESLRKPIARLVGDTAVVQNLDAVARYGLDPGKFDSAVLVGDFADAVGVFDYTPTGGGRITPDPSWVRSHIVTETVPILGSVTCNKYLMPQLKAALAEVVQLGLASTINPDQYAGCYYPRFIAGSTTLSNHSFGLALDLNTPGNQRGTVGEMDRGVVAVFKRWGFAWGGDWRYTDPMHFELSKIVTPG, encoded by the coding sequence ATGACGATCTCGCGTGCACGCAGCACCGCCGCCGTGGCCGCGGTGCTGCTGGTGTCCGCCTGCTCTGGTGACCCCGGCGCTACCGCTCCGGCCACCGACTCGGCCACCGGCCCCGCCACTGCTTCGTCGTCCGGCACGTCCGACCCCACGGGGTCGTCGACCCCGCCGCCGCCGACCGCCACCACCCCCGGCGCCGCCTCGACCGCTGCGGTCCTCGATCCGGCGTACGCCGTGGCCGCGCCGGGCAAGCGCCGGGGCCCGCTCGGGGCCGCCGACATCCTGATCTCGGCCAAGCAGACGCTCAGCCCCGAGCTGGTCGCCCGGCTGCGCGACCTGCAGGGCGTCACCGCCGTCACCACGATCTCGCTGGCCAACGTGCCGCTCGAGAACAAGGTCTACAACCTCGCGGCCGTCGACCCGGCCCAGTACCGCCGGTTCACCTCGCAGGAGAGCGCCGACCTGCAGGCGCAGTGGGACCGCGTCGCCGCCGGGGAGGTCGCCGTCTCCGACGACCTGCGCAAGCGGCTGCCGGTCACCAAGCAGGGCGTGCTCACCCTGGGCCAGGAGGCCGGCGCCGACGTGCACGTCGGTGCGTGGGCGCCCCAGGCCGAGAAGATCGACATGGTGGTCAACCGCAAGCGCGGCGCGGCCCTGGGCATGGTGGCCGACAACGCGATGCTCATCAGCACCGGGCAGACCGCGCCCGAGTCGCTGCGCAAGCCCATCGCCCGCCTCGTCGGCGACACCGCGGTGGTCCAGAACCTCGACGCCGTGGCCCGCTACGGGCTCGACCCCGGCAAGTTCGACAGCGCGGTCCTGGTCGGCGACTTCGCCGACGCCGTCGGCGTCTTCGACTACACCCCGACCGGCGGCGGCCGGATCACCCCCGACCCGTCGTGGGTGCGCAGCCACATCGTCACCGAGACCGTGCCGATCCTCGGCTCGGTCACCTGCAACAAGTACCTCATGCCGCAGCTCAAGGCCGCCCTGGCCGAGGTCGTCCAGCTGGGGCTGGCCTCCACGATCAACCCAGACCAGTACGCCGGGTGCTACTACCCCCGCTTCATCGCCGGCTCCACGACGCTGTCCAACCACTCCTTCGGCCTGGCCCTCGACCTCAACACCCCCGGCAACCAGCGCGGCACGGTCGGCGAGATGGACCGGGGCGTGGTCGCGGTGTTCAAGCGGTGGGGCTTCGCGTGGGGCGGCGACTGGCGCTACACCGACCCCATGCACTTCGAGCTGTCGAAGATCGTGACGCCGGGCTGA
- a CDS encoding 2-phosphosulfolactate phosphatase: protein MSATDSSGIDPAHRQTASAVRLEWGPTGAGAVAAGCDVAVVVDVLSFTTTLTVALDLGITVLPYAWKDSRAEAYAAERDAVLAVGRLEARQWRAGVSLSPASLAALGPDHGIERIVLPSPNGSAISFALRDSGCTVVGASLRNALAVGAWVASQVESGALVAVVPAGERWSDGSLRPSVEDLWGAGAVLSSLGRLVDMSSWSPEARAAATAYDAVRATIKDELIACASGAELVDKGFASDVWIAAETGVSEVVPVLTDDAFGDATRE from the coding sequence GTGTCCGCGACTGACTCCTCGGGCATCGACCCGGCTCACCGGCAGACGGCGTCCGCCGTGCGCCTGGAGTGGGGGCCGACCGGCGCCGGGGCCGTCGCGGCCGGGTGTGACGTCGCCGTGGTGGTCGACGTGCTGTCGTTCACGACCACGCTGACCGTCGCCCTCGACCTCGGCATCACCGTGCTGCCCTACGCCTGGAAGGACTCCCGTGCCGAGGCGTACGCCGCCGAGCGCGACGCCGTGCTCGCCGTCGGTCGTCTCGAGGCGCGGCAGTGGCGCGCCGGAGTCTCGCTCTCGCCGGCGTCGCTGGCCGCCCTCGGACCCGACCACGGCATCGAGCGGATCGTGCTGCCGTCGCCCAACGGGTCGGCCATCTCGTTCGCGCTGCGCGACTCGGGCTGCACGGTCGTGGGCGCCTCCCTGCGCAACGCGCTGGCGGTCGGCGCGTGGGTCGCGTCCCAGGTCGAGAGCGGCGCTCTCGTCGCCGTCGTACCTGCGGGGGAGCGGTGGTCCGACGGCTCGCTGCGACCCTCGGTCGAGGACCTGTGGGGTGCCGGAGCAGTGCTCTCGTCGTTGGGTCGACTTGTCGACATGTCGTCTTGGTCGCCGGAGGCGCGAGCCGCGGCGACGGCGTACGACGCGGTGCGGGCGACGATCAAGGACGAGCTGATCGCCTGTGCCAGTGGGGCGGAGCTCGTCGACAAGGGTTTTGCGAGCGACGTCTGGATCGCCGCCGAGACGGGCGTGTCCGAGGTGGTGCCGGTGCTGACCGACGACGCGTTCGGCGACGCGACCCGGGAGTGA
- a CDS encoding NADPH:quinone oxidoreductase family protein codes for MRAVQVITPTGPSDVVVREVDEPIPGADDVLIEVHRVGVSFPDLLLSRGEYQMKPEMPFSLGVDVAGTVVSGPGFEPGQRVAAVGGWGGAQERAVVPAMFTFALPDATSYDEGAALPMNYLTAEFALFERGGLEPGETVLVHGAAGGLGTATIQVAKGMGATVIGVVSTEAKKATATQAGADHVVLLEGFKDAVKELTGGAGVDVVADIVGGPAFTDSLRSLATQGRLLVLGFASGAGIPEVKVNRLLLNNVDVRGVGWGAFAMMRPGYMQEQWARLVPMIEAGHVKPTVGRVYELEEFGQALVDMDERRTLGKSVVRVRD; via the coding sequence ATGCGCGCAGTCCAGGTCATCACGCCCACCGGTCCCTCCGACGTCGTCGTCCGCGAGGTCGACGAGCCGATCCCCGGTGCCGACGACGTGCTGATCGAGGTGCACCGCGTCGGGGTCAGCTTCCCCGACCTGCTGCTGAGCCGCGGCGAGTACCAGATGAAGCCCGAGATGCCCTTCTCGCTCGGCGTCGACGTCGCCGGAACCGTGGTGAGCGGTCCCGGGTTCGAGCCCGGGCAGCGGGTCGCCGCCGTGGGCGGCTGGGGTGGCGCGCAGGAGCGCGCCGTCGTGCCGGCGATGTTCACCTTCGCGCTGCCCGACGCGACGTCGTACGACGAGGGGGCGGCGCTCCCGATGAACTACCTGACCGCGGAGTTCGCCCTGTTCGAGCGGGGTGGCCTCGAGCCCGGCGAGACCGTGCTCGTGCACGGTGCCGCCGGCGGGCTCGGCACCGCCACGATCCAGGTGGCCAAGGGCATGGGCGCCACGGTCATCGGCGTGGTGTCGACCGAGGCGAAGAAGGCCACCGCGACGCAGGCCGGGGCCGACCACGTGGTGCTGCTCGAGGGGTTCAAGGACGCGGTCAAGGAGCTGACCGGCGGCGCCGGGGTCGACGTGGTCGCCGACATCGTGGGCGGCCCTGCCTTCACCGACTCCCTGCGCTCGCTGGCGACCCAGGGACGCCTGCTGGTGCTGGGGTTCGCCTCCGGCGCGGGCATCCCCGAGGTCAAGGTCAACCGGCTGCTGCTCAACAACGTCGACGTCCGCGGGGTCGGGTGGGGCGCCTTCGCGATGATGCGGCCGGGCTACATGCAGGAGCAATGGGCGCGACTGGTGCCGATGATCGAGGCCGGCCACGTCAAGCCGACGGTCGGCCGGGTCTACGAGCTCGAGGAGTTCGGCCAGGCGCTCGTCGACATGGACGAGCGGCGCACGCTCGGCAAGTCGGTGGTGCGTGTCCGCGACTGA
- a CDS encoding TetR family transcriptional regulator has translation MATKTRAATAAKERLSRDTVARAALGLVDAEGLDALTVRRLATGLGVTPMALYWHFKDKDALLDGVAEQLLAEVALPAPDDTVTWDVQLRAALEALLAGLAAHPAVAQLVGRRILLNDPGREIAERILRLLRDGGCSPEQASQLGMYALMFMTSLVADEPGLAVGTTNDERDQEVRAKWAALQALPPKRFPTIIESAETLTDCAASEQWLGFGLDTLLAGIRGVAPGA, from the coding sequence ATGGCCACCAAGACGAGAGCCGCGACGGCGGCGAAGGAACGGTTGAGCCGCGACACGGTCGCCCGCGCGGCCCTCGGGCTGGTCGACGCCGAAGGCCTCGACGCCCTCACCGTGCGCCGCCTGGCCACGGGGCTCGGGGTCACGCCGATGGCGCTCTACTGGCACTTCAAGGACAAGGACGCCCTGCTCGACGGGGTCGCCGAGCAGCTCCTCGCGGAGGTGGCCCTGCCCGCTCCCGACGACACGGTCACGTGGGACGTGCAGCTGCGCGCCGCGCTCGAGGCCCTGCTCGCCGGTCTGGCCGCCCACCCCGCCGTCGCCCAGCTCGTCGGGCGGCGGATCCTGCTCAACGACCCCGGCCGCGAGATCGCCGAGCGGATCCTCCGGCTGCTCCGCGACGGTGGCTGCTCACCCGAGCAGGCCTCCCAGCTCGGGATGTACGCGCTGATGTTCATGACCAGCCTCGTCGCCGACGAGCCCGGCCTCGCGGTCGGCACGACCAACGACGAACGTGACCAGGAGGTCCGGGCCAAGTGGGCTGCGCTGCAGGCGCTGCCGCCCAAGCGGTTCCCGACGATCATCGAGTCGGCGGAGACGCTCACCGACTGTGCTGCCTCCGAGCAGTGGCTCGGGTTCGGCCTCGACACCCTGCTGGCCGGCATCCGCGGCGTGGCGCCGGGCGCATGA